The genomic region TGGCCTTTCTGTAATCCGCTTCGGCATCGGCAAATTTATCTTCCGACAATTGTTTGTTGGCTTCCCAAGTTAAATTCTTGGATGCTTTTAACGCTTTTTTTGATTCTTCTTCCTGTGCAAAAGCAAAAAGGGTAAGCAAGAACAATATGTAAGTGATTCTTTTCATGTTACTCTACAATTTCTTCGTTGAACAAGTTCAATTTTTTCAACCACTGTGTTTTTCTATCCAATAAAAAGATGTCCAAGAATAAAAACATCAAGCCTATGCCCAAAAACCATTGAAATTGGTCCTTGAATTCTGCAAATTGTTTGGCTTCGAACTCTTTCTTGTCCATTTGATTTAATTGTTCCTTTATAAACTCTACAGCGGCCTCTGTATTGGCCCCGTTAATATATTGCCCGTTACCTTCATCCGCGATGTCGTCCAAAATTTCCTCGTTTAATTTGGTGATTACCACTTCGCCTTTACCGTCTTTTTTCAAACTCTCCACAATACCGTTTCTTTTTAAGGGAATCGGCGCACCTTTGGCATTACCTACACCAACGGTAAAAATTCGTATACCTTCTTCAACGGCTTTTTCAACCGCTCCCAAAGTTGAACCTTCCGAATGGTCTTCCCCATCGGAAATTATGAACAGCACTCTATTGGTCTGCTCTTCATCATCAAAATACGTGGCCGCCAGTTCAATAGCTTCATTGATCGCCGTTCCTTGGGAAGACAACATATCGGTATTCATACTCTGTAAGAACATTTTGGCCGCACCATAATCGGTGGTGATGGGCAATTGAGGAAATGCTTGACCCGCATAGGCAATAATACCTATACGGTCACTTGCCAATTGGTTGATGATTTCGGACACCAATCGCTTTGCCTTTTCCAAACGGTTTGGTGCAATATCCTCGGCCAACATGCTTTTGGAAACATCCAGTGCAAACACAATATCAACACCTTCCCTTTTTACGGTTTCCAATTTCGTGCCAATTTTTGGATTGACCAGCCCAAGGGTCAAAAATGTGAGCCCGAGTAGAAAGAAAATCAATTTTAAGGTAGATTTGAATCTGGACCTATTGGGTGTCAAGCGTTTTAAGAGCGATACATCGGCAAACTGTTTTTGCTTCTTTTTTTTCCAAATTTGGAGCATTATAAAGAAGAGTGCCATTACCGGGATAATGCACAGGAGATACAAATATGTTTTTTCGTCTAATTGAACCATTTTTAAATAAAACTTCTAAACAAGGTGTTTCTACATACCCATTCCACTAGCAGTAAAGCTCCGGCGAGATATATCCAAGGCCTAAACTTCTCCTCATAGCGAGTGTATTTGAATTCTTCTATTTCGGTTTTTTCCAATTTGTTTATTTCATCATAAATAGCTTCCAGTTTTTCATTATCGGTCGCCCTAAAATATTTTCCACCTGTGGCTTTGGCAATATCCTTCAACAGGTTTTCATCTATTTCTACCTGGCGCATGCCATACCTAAAAGAGCCGTCTGCATTATATGCGATCGGGGAAAGCGCGTTCCCGTTGGTGCCCAACCCAATGGTGTATGTCTTAATGTCAAATTCCACGGCAAGGTCGGCAGCGGTCTGCGGTTCTATAAAACCGGAATTGTTCACACCATCCGTCAATAAAATAATGACCTTGCTTATCGCCTTACTCTCCTTTAAACGGTTGACTGATGTTGCAAGACCCATACCTATTGCCGTACCATCGTTCAATTGCCCATAGGTTATTTCTCTCAACGCATTCAATACGATGGATTTATCGCTCGTAATGGGTGTTTTGGTGTAACTCTCACCGGCATACGCCACAAGGCCTATACGGTCATTGGGGCGTTGTTTTATAAAATCGGCGGCCACTTCTTTTAAAGCCGAGAGCCTGTTGGGTTTTAAGTCGCGCGCCAACATACTTGAAGAAACGTCTATGGCCATAACGATGTCAATACCCTTGGTGGTCTTTGTTCTAGACGATACATCTTTTGTTTGCGGGCGGGCCATTGCCGTTATTATGGCGGCCAGGGCCAATAAGCGCAGGGCAAGGAGCAAAGGCTTTAATTTAGGAAGAAAGCTACTTGTTGAAAACCCTTTTGTGCTCGAAATCCTTAGCGATGCGTTCTCTTGTTTTCGCTTAAAAAAATACCAAAGCACGGCCATTGGAAGCAATAAGAGCAACCAAAAAAATTGTGGGTTCGCAAATTGGACGTTCTCCAGCATTTATACTTCAGTTTTAATTTCTATCGATGCCAAGATTCGATCTACTATTTTATCGGCATATTCATCGTCAACGTTCCAGATCAAGAACAATCGTTTATAATTGCCTGGTGCCGCAAAATTTAGGATGATATAGTTTTTCTTTTGATATTCCCCTTCGGAACTTTTGAATTTTAGGGAACCGTATTGTTTGAGACCTTCCGAACCGGCTGGCGTACTATATTTTTCGCGTTTGGTAATGATGTTCTTGACCCTGTCCTGTTTGGCAAAGAAATCGATACCTTCTTGTGCCTCTTTCTCTAAGTTCGTTGAATCCTTGTTGGGCAAGGTCATGTCCTCGAACTTTATATAGATATCATCCTTGCCCTCTTCCATAAGAAATTCTGATATCCCCAGCTTCTGGGATGCGGAAAATTTGTTAAAAACGTCTTTGGCCGCCTTTCTTTTTGCCTCGTTTTTTATGGTATCCAGATTTGCCGAATTGGATATCAACTCGCCGTCAACTCTCTTTAGAACCCCAGGTGTTTCAATACGCAATGGCGGAAAACCATAGGAACTGGCTACCCAATCGCCTTCTAAAAGTTGTTTGGTATGATGAAACGTTACGGTGTCCCAAACCTGTTTTGGCCCATAGTAAACCGAAAGACCTGCTACAGATAATACAAGAGCGCCCAAAACGGCCGCTGCGGAATACATGATTTTTCTTCTTCGTTTTTTGCGCTCCTGTTCTTCCTTATATTCCTCTTGAAGCATGAGTTCCTCTATCGTGGGTTCAGGTAAAGCATCGTGGGTCTTTACAACAATCTGCTCTACTAATTTTCTATCCTGCTCCGCAACCGAAGTAGAAGGTTTCGATTTAGCAAATTTCACCAAATCAGCTGTTTGAAGAATTTGTTGGAACTGTTTAATGGTGGCATCATCCAATTTTAGCTCTCCGGCATCCTTCATCATCTCCAATTTTGTTATCAATTGCCCCGTGGTGCTTTCCAAGGCAGAAACATGGGCGTCTTCTTCCAAATAGGACCTAACGATATCGGTCAATTGCGAGTAATATGCCTTGTATTCGTCCTGGATAAGATATTTTGAATTTTCCAGTTTTTTGAGCTCCAGCAATGCCCTGTCATAAGGTGGCAGGAGTGCTACTTTTTCTTCTTCGGTAAGTGGTTTTTTTCGCCATACGAACCAGTACAAAAGAGCTCCCACTATTAGAAGACCGCCTAAAACCCATAAAATGGTCTTCCATATGCGGGCGTTGCTTTTCTCTACTTGGATCAATGGTTTTATGTCGAACATTTTCTGTTTCAACGTATCTACGGGAACGGTGTTCACGTTGATTCGAAAAGAATCTGTCATGAACGGTTTTTCGTTGATGGCGATGCGTTGCTGGGGAATGGTGTAGGCCCCCGAATCAAATTGTGTAAGGGCATATATTTTTTGAAGTATGAACCTATTTTTCTTTCGTACGGTATCCGTAGCGATGGCTTCAACAGTCTCCAAGGGAGAAAAAGTTTGCCCCTCCGGGAAAAATACGGTTGCTGTTGAATCTACATCAACGGTAACCGTGAACTTTATTTGCTCCCCGATTTTGATATAGGAGGTGTCAATAGATGCATTTACTTTGGCACTCTCTTGGGAGAGACCACAAAAAGAGCCAAACATCAGGCATAACACAAAAGCTTGCTTTATTTCACGCAAGTAACTTTTTACCGTCAACACCGTATGGTTAAACTTCATTTATCCTCTTCGCTTAAAATAGCCCAACAATTTTTTTACATAACTTTCGTCAACCCTACAGTCCAATACACCGCAACCTGACTTTTTAAAGGTTTCCCTAAAATAATCAACACGTTGCCTGTGATATCGCCCGTAGGCCATACGCACTTTTTTGGATTGTGTATTGACCAATTGCAACCTACCAGTTTCAGCGTCCTGCATTTGTACCATTCCCAAATTGGGAATGGTTTCCTCACGTTCATCGTAGATCCTGATTCCGGTAACATCGTGTTTGTTCCCTGTAATCTTCAATGTTTTTTCATAATCTTCAGCCATAAAATCCGAGAGCACAAAAACTATGGCTTTTTTCTTTAGTACGTTGGTCATGTATTTTAGGGCTTCCGATATGTCGGTTTTTTTACTTTTTGGCTGAAACTCCAATAATTCCCGGATAATACGCAATACGTGACTTTTCCCCTTTTTTGGAGGGATAAAGAGTTCAACCTCATCGGAAAAGAGAATCAAACCTACTTTATCGTTATTTTGCATGGCCGAAAAAGCCAACGTGGCCGATATTTCGGTAATGATTTCTTTTTTAAATTGATTGGATGTTCCAAATAGTTCTGAACCACTCACATCTGCCATGAGCATCATGGTGAGTTCTCGCTCTTCTTCGAACACCTTAACGAAAGGTTCGTTATAACGGGCCGTTACGTTCCAATCAATACTTCTTACATCATCACCAAATTGGTATTGCCGTACTTCACTAAAGGTCATACCCCTGCCTTTGAAGGTAGAATGGTATTCTCCTCCAAAAATATGATCAGAAAGACGACGAGTCTTTATCTCTATTTTTCTGACCTTTTTAAGTAATTCCTTTGTATCCATATTTTTCAGCGAGTAGTGGTTAAGACTAAATAATCAATAGAAGGCTACAGCAGTGTATAAGATCAACTGTAGAATTCGTATTGATAACTGTCAACTGATCTATGGTACTTCAACTTCGTTTACGATACGGTTGATGATTTCTTCCGAGGTTATATTTTCCGCTTCTGCCTCGTAAGTGATGCCTATCCTGTGTCTAAGTACATCGTGGACTATGGCCCTCACGTCCTCGGGTACTACATACCCTCTTCTTTTGATGAAAGCAAAGCATTTGGCAGCGTTGGCCAGATTGATGCTACCACGTGGCGATGCCCCAAAATTGATCAGCGGTTTTAGGCTTTCTAAATTATATTTTTCGGGATAACGTGTGGCAAAAACAAGGTCTAAAATATATTTTTCGATCTTCTCGTCCATATAAACGTCCCTGACCGCTTGTTGTGCGCTAAGAATCTGTTTAAGCGTAACCACAGGCTTAACCTGTTCATAGGCACCTTTTAAGTTTTGGCGAATTATCAATTGCTCCTCGTTCATTTTGGGGTAGTCAATCACTGTTTTCAGCATAAAACGGTCAACTTGCGCTTCGGGAAGTGGGTATGTACCTTCTTGTTCTACGGGGTTTTGGGTGGCCATTACCAAAAAGGGTTTGTCCAAAACAAAGGTTTCATCGCCAATGGTCACCTGTTTTTCCTGCATGGCCTCCAATAAGGCGGATTGTACCTTCGCAGGTGCCCTGTTTATTTCATCGGCCAATACAAAATTTGCGAAAATCGGACCTTTTTTAATAGAAAAGTCGTTTACTTTCATATTGTAGATCATAGTACCTACAACGTCTGCAGGTAATAGGTCTGGTGTAAACTGTATACGGCTAAAGCTGCCTTTTACCGCTTTTGCCAAGGTATTTATGGCTAAGGTCTTTGCCAGGCCCGGCACTCCTTCCAATAAAATATGCCCTTGTCCCAAAAGGCCAATGAGCAAACGTTCTACCATGTGCTTTTGCCCCACGATGACCTTGTTCATCTCTAGGGTAAGTAGGTCGATAAAAGCACTCTCCTGGGCAATTTTCTCGTTCACGGCACTAATATCTACAGTAGTATTTTCTTCCATATAAAGGGTGTATTAATTAAGCATCAGTTGGTTGGTTGAATTCGCATGGCGCAAATTGAAAATTTATTTATTTAATGGCTGTTAACGATTGGTTAAAAATACGGTAACCCATTAAGTTTTATGAAGGATTTAAGGGATTTATCTTTATTTTCGAGGACTTATGAAAAATCCGATTAAATATTCCAAAATTATTGCTGGCACCATGACCTGGGGTAGTTGGGGAAAAGCCTTTGATACAAAGAAATCCATTGCGACGATGCACCATTGCCTGGAGCTGGGAATCACCACATTTGACCATGCCGATATATATGGGGACTATACTACCGAAGCTGATTTTGGAAAAGCATTTGCGGAAAGCGAAATCAAACGGCAAGACGTACAATTAATTTCGAAGTGTGGTATCCAAATGGTAACGGGTAGGCCTAATAAAGTGGCCCACTACCAATACAACAAAGATTATATCATAGGATCTGCCGAGGCATCCTTGAAAAACCTTGAAACCGACTATTTGGATATGCTCCTTTTGCATAGGCCAAGCCCCTTGATGCAACCCGATGAGATTGCGGAAGCCATTGAAAAACTGCAAAAAGAAGGAAAGGTTATAGAATTTGGAGTATCTAACTTTACTCCTTCGCAAATAGCTATGATAGAGACCAAAATACCGGTTTCAGGCAATCAGGTAGAGTTTTCCCTGACCATGAACAAACCGATGTACGACGGCACTTTAGACGACGGCATCGCCCATCGTAGAATGATGATGGCCTGGAGTCCTTTGGGAAGTTATTTCAGGGAGAACGATAAAAAACAAGGTCGGATCAAGAAAGTGTTGAAAACCCTGGAAGAAAAATACAGTGCAAGTGCCAATGCTCTTCTACTGGCCTGGCTTTTGAAACACCCTGCGAAAATATACCCAGTGATAGGTACAACAAACACCGACCGATTGACGGACAGCGCAAAATCCGTCAACATCAATTTGGAGAGAGAAGATTGGTTTGCCCTGCTTGAGGCCAGCCAAGGCCATCCAGTGCCATAAAAATATAGAAATGAATACAACAGCATTGATTACGGGAGCTACCAGTGGAATAGGCAAGGCGACCGCTGAACTTTTTGCGGAAAACGGTATTGATTTGGTTCTTTGTGGGAGAAGGCAAGAAAGATTGGATAATCTTCGGGAAGCACTTGGCAAGAATGTCAAGATACATATTCTGAACTTTGATGTAAGGGATAAAAATAGGGTGATACAATCCATAAACAATATTCCAGATACCTTTTCGAAAATAGATATCCTCATAAACAATGCGGGGAATGCCCATGGCCTTGACACCATAGATCAGGGGAGTTTGGATGATTGGGACGCTATGTTGGACATCAATGTAAAAGGATTGCTTTATGTATCCAAAGCGGTTTTGCCGCAGATGATAGCACGTAGATCGGGTCATATCATAAACATCGGATCCACTGCAGGAAAGGAAGTATATCCCAAAGGAAACGTATACTGTGCCAGTAAATATGCCGTAGACGCCATAAACCAAGGTATGCGGTTAGATTTGAACGCTCATGGGATAAGAGTGGGTGCCATAAACCCAGGGCTCGTGGAAACCGAATTTAGCAATGTGCGTTTTAAAGGTGATACGGAAAGGGCGAAATCGGTTTACAAAGGTTTTCAAGCTTTAAAGCCCGAGGATATCGCGGATATCATCCACTTTGTCGTGACCAGGCCGTATCATGTAAATATTTCCGATTTAGTGGTTATGCCCACAGCACAGGCGAGCAGTACCTTGGTACATAAAACCGGCAATTAGTCTATCAACTTATAGCAAACGATGTGTTGCTTAAAAAAATCTTTTTGAAACGTTACCAGTTGTCTGCTTTCTGGGAACAACCCAATTTCCTTAATGTGCCTGGAACCGTTTCTTATTTTACCTAAAAGTAGCCATGTGCCCTCTAAATGGTGATATATATAAAGTTCTTTTGGTTTTTCCCCATAGGATATCTGGGTCGGTTCTACTGAGAGCACGGTCCGTGCATCGGCACTGATACTATATATTTCCCCCATAAATTGATCAGGTTCAAAATAGCCTGACTGTTCCTCCCAGTTCTTGTTTGTCCAGTAAAAGACGGTCATGTTTTCATCTGGCTTTCTAGAATGTGCAGTAACCGAAAGTACGTTGTTTTTTAGGACAACGCTACTACCAAAATGATGATAGGGAAATTTACCATACACTGTTTTTGAGGCATTTTTCCATTGATTGTTTTGTAGTGCATAGGTGCGTACTTCACCAGAACTCAGTCCGTTTACTTCCGCAAAGGGATTACCAATGACCATTTTGCTTCCATTTGTGTTGAAATCAACATAATCCCAGTACATTCCGCTACCGTAAGATTGTGTGTTTTTGGGTAAAATATCCTGTACGGGTACTGAATCACCCAAAGTTTTCCATGTATCGTCCTCAAAACGATAGGTATTTACATACGCTCTTGTATAACCGTTGATAGCAGGGAACACGGCCAATGTATTACCATCATCGCTTAACTTTAGGTTGATGTAGTTGAACTTAAATTCGGGATGTAAAAAGAGTGTATCCACGGTTTGCCACATGTCTCCTTTGAGATGGTGCGTCAAAACAGATATTTTGGAATCTTCGCTAGCATACAGGGTCGTCATTCTATCTCCATTCGCATTCAATTGTAATACGCCGCCAGGCGCTATAATACCTTGTCCC from Costertonia aggregata harbors:
- a CDS encoding BatD family protein translates to MKFNHTVLTVKSYLREIKQAFVLCLMFGSFCGLSQESAKVNASIDTSYIKIGEQIKFTVTVDVDSTATVFFPEGQTFSPLETVEAIATDTVRKKNRFILQKIYALTQFDSGAYTIPQQRIAINEKPFMTDSFRINVNTVPVDTLKQKMFDIKPLIQVEKSNARIWKTILWVLGGLLIVGALLYWFVWRKKPLTEEEKVALLPPYDRALLELKKLENSKYLIQDEYKAYYSQLTDIVRSYLEEDAHVSALESTTGQLITKLEMMKDAGELKLDDATIKQFQQILQTADLVKFAKSKPSTSVAEQDRKLVEQIVVKTHDALPEPTIEELMLQEEYKEEQERKKRRRKIMYSAAAVLGALVLSVAGLSVYYGPKQVWDTVTFHHTKQLLEGDWVASSYGFPPLRIETPGVLKRVDGELISNSANLDTIKNEAKRKAAKDVFNKFSASQKLGISEFLMEEGKDDIYIKFEDMTLPNKDSTNLEKEAQEGIDFFAKQDRVKNIITKREKYSTPAGSEGLKQYGSLKFKSSEGEYQKKNYIILNFAAPGNYKRLFLIWNVDDEYADKIVDRILASIEIKTEV
- a CDS encoding aldo/keto reductase, which encodes MKNPIKYSKIIAGTMTWGSWGKAFDTKKSIATMHHCLELGITTFDHADIYGDYTTEADFGKAFAESEIKRQDVQLISKCGIQMVTGRPNKVAHYQYNKDYIIGSAEASLKNLETDYLDMLLLHRPSPLMQPDEIAEAIEKLQKEGKVIEFGVSNFTPSQIAMIETKIPVSGNQVEFSLTMNKPMYDGTLDDGIAHRRMMMAWSPLGSYFRENDKKQGRIKKVLKTLEEKYSASANALLLAWLLKHPAKIYPVIGTTNTDRLTDSAKSVNINLEREDWFALLEASQGHPVP
- a CDS encoding SDR family NAD(P)-dependent oxidoreductase, whose translation is MNTTALITGATSGIGKATAELFAENGIDLVLCGRRQERLDNLREALGKNVKIHILNFDVRDKNRVIQSINNIPDTFSKIDILINNAGNAHGLDTIDQGSLDDWDAMLDINVKGLLYVSKAVLPQMIARRSGHIINIGSTAGKEVYPKGNVYCASKYAVDAINQGMRLDLNAHGIRVGAINPGLVETEFSNVRFKGDTERAKSVYKGFQALKPEDIADIIHFVVTRPYHVNISDLVVMPTAQASSTLVHKTGN
- a CDS encoding VWA domain-containing protein — its product is MVQLDEKTYLYLLCIIPVMALFFIMLQIWKKKKQKQFADVSLLKRLTPNRSRFKSTLKLIFFLLGLTFLTLGLVNPKIGTKLETVKREGVDIVFALDVSKSMLAEDIAPNRLEKAKRLVSEIINQLASDRIGIIAYAGQAFPQLPITTDYGAAKMFLQSMNTDMLSSQGTAINEAIELAATYFDDEEQTNRVLFIISDGEDHSEGSTLGAVEKAVEEGIRIFTVGVGNAKGAPIPLKRNGIVESLKKDGKGEVVITKLNEEILDDIADEGNGQYINGANTEAAVEFIKEQLNQMDKKEFEAKQFAEFKDQFQWFLGIGLMFLFLDIFLLDRKTQWLKKLNLFNEEIVE
- a CDS encoding DUF58 domain-containing protein; the encoded protein is MDTKELLKKVRKIEIKTRRLSDHIFGGEYHSTFKGRGMTFSEVRQYQFGDDVRSIDWNVTARYNEPFVKVFEEERELTMMLMADVSGSELFGTSNQFKKEIITEISATLAFSAMQNNDKVGLILFSDEVELFIPPKKGKSHVLRIIRELLEFQPKSKKTDISEALKYMTNVLKKKAIVFVLSDFMAEDYEKTLKITGNKHDVTGIRIYDEREETIPNLGMVQMQDAETGRLQLVNTQSKKVRMAYGRYHRQRVDYFRETFKKSGCGVLDCRVDESYVKKLLGYFKRRG
- a CDS encoding vWA domain-containing protein; this encodes MLENVQFANPQFFWLLLLLPMAVLWYFFKRKQENASLRISSTKGFSTSSFLPKLKPLLLALRLLALAAIITAMARPQTKDVSSRTKTTKGIDIVMAIDVSSSMLARDLKPNRLSALKEVAADFIKQRPNDRIGLVAYAGESYTKTPITSDKSIVLNALREITYGQLNDGTAIGMGLATSVNRLKESKAISKVIILLTDGVNNSGFIEPQTAADLAVEFDIKTYTIGLGTNGNALSPIAYNADGSFRYGMRQVEIDENLLKDIAKATGGKYFRATDNEKLEAIYDEINKLEKTEIEEFKYTRYEEKFRPWIYLAGALLLVEWVCRNTLFRSFI
- a CDS encoding AAA family ATPase, which encodes MEENTTVDISAVNEKIAQESAFIDLLTLEMNKVIVGQKHMVERLLIGLLGQGHILLEGVPGLAKTLAINTLAKAVKGSFSRIQFTPDLLPADVVGTMIYNMKVNDFSIKKGPIFANFVLADEINRAPAKVQSALLEAMQEKQVTIGDETFVLDKPFLVMATQNPVEQEGTYPLPEAQVDRFMLKTVIDYPKMNEEQLIIRQNLKGAYEQVKPVVTLKQILSAQQAVRDVYMDEKIEKYILDLVFATRYPEKYNLESLKPLINFGASPRGSINLANAAKCFAFIKRRGYVVPEDVRAIVHDVLRHRIGITYEAEAENITSEEIINRIVNEVEVP